The genome window AACAAGAAAGGAATGAAAAGAAAGAGCTATATACAAAAGGAAagaaagcaggaaaacaaggAGAATAATGGATTGAAAGCTTAGGAAGCAAGAGGGAGGCGGCAAATGCCAGATGGCGGCACTGCAGCACAGCATGACTGGATGAAGAGGAAGCTTGTAGGAGTAAGTCCTGTAGATCCTCTCCGTTCCTCGTCATGCTCATCAAGCGCATTGTCACACACCTTTCCTGGAGATGAGTCTGACCAGTAGCTGACGCAACGTGTTGAAAACCTCCTCGTCTTTCCGGGGTTGGTTGGCCTGCTGTTCTGAGGGGAGCGCTCCGGCAGAGCGCGCCTGGCGCGTGTGGTTGTACGTCGGGCCATCCAACACGACTGCATCGCTGTCGGATCTGTCGTGTATCATCTGGAGATGATAAGAGAGGCGTGTTTCAAAAGTCTTCTTAGGAccatgtggtttgtgtgtgtgcaaaccaCAATGCTTGAGTTGCCACTTTTTTGTGGACCAGCTTTCTCATGCTATATAATATGTGTAACTTAATAATAAATACCCAAAACATTTAAAGATCACTTATGGGGTTCCCCAAGGAACTGTGTTGGGCCCCAAAGTATTCATACTATATATTAATGATATCTGCAATGTCACCAAAGTCTCCATATATGTCGTATTTGCTGATGACAAAGCTATCTACAGCTCAGGGGAAAAAACGAGAACAGCTTCTGACTACTGTGGAAAATGAATCAAATACATTGGACAAACTGGTTCGATGTTTATAAACTATCAGTTAATTTAAACAAAACGAATCTTAGCATTGATGCACTGGTCTGTGTGAGGTCCACACAACTTACAATGACATGGTGCAAAAGGCAGACGAAGACATCTGCAgtcataatactgtatgtgtatttattGTTCGTAACTAACTTTTGACATACGCCCTTTTTGGTGGCGATACGTGTCCCTTGTAGACCTAATGAAAGGAAAGCAAGACACCTGAAGTCATAATACTGcttcttgtgtgtgcgtgcgtccgcTCGTGTTCATCCTTGTTACTCTAGTCATTGGAGGGCCAACGCTTGACATGACACATTCTTGGTGGGAACATTTTTCTCTTGTAGACATAATGTGAGGGCCACATAAAGCAAAGCAAGATCCATGCAGTCATAATAATGCTGCTGCTCTTCTGTGTGTCCGTGCGTGTGTCACTTACAAGGGACTGTGAGGGCAGACTCAGGGAGACCTTAGACACAGCAGCCAGGAAGACGACCACATAGATAAAGACATTCATGCCTGTAGGCATGAAATGGCGGGTAAAAAGAAATATCAAAgttcaaaatacagtaatgtaaaACCAAATGAGGTATgatatataataacaatatatactgtatggatAACCACTGCGCTGTGCGTTCGTTCCCTATACAAACTTTGAATAACTCCTAACAATGGACCTCTCTCTTTTCCAACAGGACCAaagcttttaaacaaattaCCCTTAAACGGATAATATCTCATCTTGTGTACTACACACACATAGAAATTGAATATAACATAAAGCTTTCCCGAAGGCATCAATTGTGAGCCATGTGTTGTCCTTCTCACACTTATGGGCGTTTACAGTGGTGGTGATGTAAATAGTCATTCTTTCAATGCTAATATAATTCCTGGTTGCAGCCAGTCTTTGTCACATATACATTATTCAAATGGTTGTGAAGTGTGAGCTGCTATGTGTAGAAAGTCCTCCAATCGCCACTTCacttttctcctctcctctcctttcctgccttTTTACAActattatgcatttttaaacaataatgcCAGGAAAGTTAAGGTAGGGTGTAAACATCTAATGCCATGATCTACAACGTTGGACAGTAATTATATATTCACGACTTGGATGGAATCATAAATTGGATTATTTTAAATGATAGTATTCcatatttgttttagttttgacGGTTCACAGACTGCATCTTATTGAATCTTATTTTTAACTTGAATGAATTTAAATTCATCAATCATCATTCATAAATCAGACGAAATAATCCAGTGTACCTGcttataaatactgtaaaaaaataaaataattggacTTAAGATAAAAGGACCATTGCATGATAACTCATGAACAGATAGCTGAGCCAGTGAAAGCCTGAAACTAatccaaaataatattttttctgaTACTTACCTACAGCCGTGTGCGTGGACGAGGACGTCAAGAGGTTTGCTTCAGCGGTCAGGTTGTGAATGCGTGAGAGAGACGACGCAATGttctatatacacacacacacacaagaagggGTGGGCCCTCGGCAAGTAGGATGGGCTTCTTCTGGCACAGAAACCGAAGCGGGTGACGCATGTGAACACGCCAAATCACTTTGTCGTGCACAACTGCGCATAGAGATGTACTCAGAGAGCATGAGTGTGACAACACAAACTACCAACCGCACATTTCATATCTTTGCTTGAAGCTTCAACTTGTTCTTCTCCAAATCTTTGTAACAACAAAACAGCATTGTGCACTTTGGTGCCCTTTCAATTTCAGTGATGGCAAAGTGGGTACGGCCAATGAAACCCACAGGATTTGTTGACATATGTCAGGTCACCTCTGTGTCATAAaccaaacacatacagtatatttcccgCTCTTCTACCAGATTAAAGTTTAGACCAAATGAGCCCCAAGAGAATTGTAATGTAATTCCCACTTTTTCCTGTCGGATGCTCAGAGATTGTCTCAAATGgactgtgcgtgcgtgcgtgtattgTTTGCGAACAATACAAAAAGGTTGTTCCGTCAGAAAAATCTTTGGCAGAGTGCTGCTGATTTAACCTTTAAAATGAGCTAACTCCGCCAATACTTTTATCAAAATGCTTATATCTGCGGCAAAACACTCGAATGCACCGCAGCCTTCAATACTAAAGGTTGCTTGACAAGTTGTTCTTGTCCACAGAGAATCTGCACAAGGTACAGTACATGTGGTGGCAAAAAGCAAACAACAGCATAAGTGTGTTTACTGGAAAAAATGCTGGCTGTCCTTCATACTTAAGTGCTGAAAGCCACACAATGTAGGTCACCGTGGTGTCTTAGTAATAATGCGATGCGTGGTTTTTAAAAGCTTTCAACTGTCTGTTCCATCTGAAGTATCAATCACCGCCTGACATCTTTATTCACAGCATTCAAGGTCGCCTTGTACTATCTTTATTACGATATACACAATGCACTTCTTTTTGCCGATATGATGTATATACTGGTACAAGTTCCGGTCAAAGGTTGACCACATTTATAGCAcgtgcaacaaaacaaaaacttaacCAGTGAAATATAATTGCTTACAGTTTGCAACAAGTCACGTGTGTTGCTTTCATTTCAGTGCAGAACACAACTCACTGACCTCATGTAGACTTGAGAACAGCATGTCGGTCCTTAGCTTTTGTATTCCTCCCTTGTTAGTTCATGGTGAAGTTGGAGGAAAGATAAAATAATCTGGGCACATCTTTTCTCTCCTGCATTTTTGTGCTGGCTTTTTAGTTTATAAACGGTCACATTTGAAGTGAGCTTCAAATGTGACCTTCTCTGGGCCTGCAGCAAaccggtgcttcgtgcctttattgttgccgccacccggctcagctgtgcaacgagagaagggagttaaccccgaggaggaccacctcggccctggagaaggcgtctcccgaccacggtcggGTGACCGtcgcaggaaaggttaacactttgtataaagaaactaaaatacattaaaatacaaaaataagatgctctacttaccattactgctgagagtgtgaaaaaaggagggtgaaaaaggcaaagatactccaaCCGcgcaaacacagacaagcactaagcactagctaagcagaaacactatggtgctgggacaaaatggcggacgaggcacgggcgtcgtaatgtcgaaacgtcgtagggcgagtgcgtcgtaactcgcgGACTTCCTGTAGTTCTTTCTCCAGAACAGACAaactgctcttttttttctctgaatatCAAGACTGTTTTTCCCTCTTATTGTCATAAAATTGACTTGTTTCTTTCTAGTAAACCTTTTCATTCAAAACGTacgactttattttcatatattttgccTGCAATCtcgtagagagagagagagagagagagagagagcgcatgcatgcatgcgtgcgcacgtgtgtgtgtgtgtgtataataataataaggaggAGATACTTTTCTAGTTGTGTACACGTGATCTACATCCaattcaaacatgtacagtaaatctgACTGTGTACACACAACTCGGGTATGGTAGTAAGGGTAACATGAACTGAATCTTCCTGTCATGTGCAACTGTTCTCATTCAACTATGCTGTCAATGGCACCTGTGTTAATGGCCTCAACTTCGTTCTACCACTATTTTCACACCATCTGGTTATCCATTCTAGGCTTCTATGTGCAAGACGCATGAACATTTTCTCAGTCATCCGCAAACAAGAGGacattcatcatcatctttttttttttatatgtcctcattagggtaacgggtgagctggactccatctcagctgactttgggcgagaggcggttacatcctggactggtcgccagttagtcACAGTCACATACAGAGATGGGTAGGGTAGCGATATATTAgaagaaatattaaaattagTAAGTAAaaccttacatgcatgttttgggaatgtgggaacgTGGAAACTTCAAGTAATCACAGGGAAAATgtgcaaacttcacacacaAAGGCCAGAGAAACGTTTCAAAACCTGAACCTCAGAGGCAGATGCGCTcaccaaaatgaagaaaattcaCTTCTCACAGTTTCATTAGGCAAGtgccaaatgacaaaaaaaaaaaaaaagaaccaaaaaaaagtatattttcagACTTGATCCGCCCTTCCAAATGAATTCCATGAATGCAACTCTGGATGGAAATGTCATATCATCGCACAAGCCTACTGATGCCGAAAGGAGACAGACTTTTATAGCTGTCTCTCGGCAAAACGGACAAGTGAGATGTTTTCAGACAGATGCTTCATTTTGTTCTCATCACGGTACCATCATACACTGCTTGCAGTCATCAAACACTGTggcaaaacatacaaataaacactaTCTTTGTAACACTTTAAACGATATACCTGCTCCTCTTTGGATTCAAGTGTTTGAGTTTCATCTGTCAGTAACTTTCATTCAAAGATGGGACCATGCACAACAGGCCAATGCACAGTACACACTAGTGGTACGAACGAATAGTTAGTAAGTCGAGTCAATTTgcgagtaaaaaataaaaagccaaagccaaatcagaattttcacatttcaatgaaaacgagccaatgtactttttttttttattttttattcttattctgACAAGTGCTGCAATGCTTTTGTTAACTTCtgccgccattttgacttacattttaaactaaaaagaacaaCTTTTCTGTACCAAGATGCGGCAGCTAAAAGGGTGTAAGTCATAAGTCAAAACGTGCCAGCGTACTCTCTTACCGGTTCAAaagatagttttcaaatcaatttggacttttcatttgttggactattattttggaaaagCACAAAGAGTAACCATTTGAATCGGATTCATTATCCGCTCATCACAAATAGTGAGCGGAGAGATCGACCCCGAGTCCGAGCATTAGTACATACagttaaaatacaatacaatacaatacaaaattaaatgaatattaAAAGGAGAATCTGCCTTTTTCAATTTGTCAAGACACCAAGACTTTGCTGTTTGGTTTGGTTGGTTTCTTTACTTCATGACCtgaatctccatccatccatccatccatccctttgcTATACAAagttctttattaaaaacgtgACAAAAAATGTGATGGTTTTGGGGGGGCAGAAACGGATTGatgtcatttcaattcatttaaatCCGGAGCATTGATTTGATATTTGAGTATATTAAGTGACGAGCTTGGttacagaatgaattaaacacccaagtcgaggtaccaccgtactgtaactactgtacattatccttagcagataatGAACCTAATGATGATAACACATTCTAGTGTTGGTCCATGGTGCTTGACTTTAGAATCTTTTTTCAGGCTACATTTGCTGCAGTTTACTGATAATGAGTCTCAACAGGAAGTAAATGTCCACTGGATTAAGCCCTTGGTCCACTTAATAGGACTAAAGAATGTCTATGGCTCACGATGATATCTGTGCAAATAAAACACGCGTCATTCAATTTTTCAaggattgtgtgtttgtttccacTCTGAAGCGTTCCCCTCCCACTAATGACTCATCCTACTTCAATTAATTACCACGTTTTATTCTGCCGGTCAGGAACCTCTTCAGTTGACTGACCTGTTGCGATTCTGATCACCTAGCTccgactgaacaaaaaaaatgtagaatttAAAGAAAGCTCTTGTTATCAAAAAG of Phycodurus eques isolate BA_2022a chromosome 4, UOR_Pequ_1.1, whole genome shotgun sequence contains these proteins:
- the LOC133401214 gene encoding cholecystokinin-like isoform X2, with product MNVFIYVVVFLAAVSKVSLSLPSQSLMIHDRSDSDAVVLDGPTYNHTRQARSAGALPSEQQANQPRKDEEVFNTLRQLLVRLISRKGMPYQSRSPIASRASGLAPEHRIKDRDYEGWMDFGRRSAEAFEYS
- the LOC133401214 gene encoding cholecystokinin-like isoform X1, encoding MPTGMNVFIYVVVFLAAVSKVSLSLPSQSLMIHDRSDSDAVVLDGPTYNHTRQARSAGALPSEQQANQPRKDEEVFNTLRQLLVRLISRKGMPYQSRSPIASRASGLAPEHRIKDRDYEGWMDFGRRSAEAFEYS